TGCCCTTTCTCAGCAACACTTTCAGATCTAACCTACTATGTTATCTCATACAGGACTATCCCACACAGGATTGTCCTTTTTCTAATTCTAGTACATTGTTTTTGAGATAAAGAGACCAGAACAACGCAATTGTACTCCAGATGTAGGCAAGCCAAGAATTTACACAATGGCATaatgtgttgtggttttttttccccctatttataacattttcttaCAAGGTTTTAGTAATTTCAAACAGAACACAACAATCAATCCCACCACTGTAATTTTCATGTCTTCTCAACCCTTCACAGAAATCCAAGAGCTTTGCAAGGCAGGCCTTCCTCTTGCAGTAGCAACGTTGACTAGGCAACTGGCCTTTGTTCTGGTATGTATGAATCTTAGATCCTGTTAGTCCTAACAATTTTTCTGGAACAAACACCAGCCTTAGAGACCTGCAATTCCCCAGAACTTCACTACAGTATCTTTTAAGTCTAGTGTAAATGTTGTTACCATAATGCCTTCAGAAACCATGAAAAGATTTGAGTAGAACATTATATACTACCTTACACAATTAAGCTCCTTAATTTTTGAGGCTAATGAGAGCCACAGGTTCAGCTGGTTGGTTTCAAGGCTTACTCTGCTCATGTCCATTGTAACCTCTCCTTCAAATACTCTTCTTTAATACAGACCTTCTATCAAGTCCTGATCCTGTAAGGGATTCTTCAGGTGCAATTCTTCCACAGGAAAACTACAACAGTAAACCAGAAACATTTGGTGAGTAATAGTAAAAGCTAATACAATAGTAAAAGCTAATACAATAGTAAAAGCTAATACAATAGTAAAAGCTAATACAATAGTAAAAGCTAATACAATAGTAAACCAGAAACATGCAAGAAGGTAAGTTGTATGAAGAGCTGCTGAAGTTGCTTGTTTTGTTCAGTCAAGAGAACAGGATactgaggggagaccttgtGGTGGGCACCACACACACCATCTCTGGCACCCTCCCcgtgcagcctgtgccaccgCCTCACCACTCTTTATGAGAAGAAACTACTCCTAAACCCAACCTGAAGCTCCCCAGGCGCAatatgaagcagcagcatcccttgTTACGCCCATCACAGCTGGACAACATCCtgccctccccgccccgccccgtcTCACCTCAGCTCCGCCGCGTGTGGAGATGGAGCGCGGTGCCGATCCGGGGGTCGGCGTGAGGCGGCGGCTCCACAACATGGCGCGGGCGGAGCCGTTCGCAGCGGTGCTGGGCGCTCTGCGGGGCTGCTACGCCGAGGCCACGCCGCTGGAGGCCTTCGTCCGGCGGCTGCAGGACGGCGGCACGGGGGAGGTCGAGGTGCTGCGAGGCGACGACGCGCAGTGCTACCGGACCTTCGTGTCGCAGTGCGTGGTCTGCGTCCCCCGAGGGGCTCGCCCCATCCCCCGGCCCATCTGCTTCCAGCAGGTAGGCAGCGGGTACGGCGGCACAACCCTGCCCGCTGTGCTCGCCCCGTGTACGGGGTCGCCTTGGAACTGGCTCTAAGTgacctgtgtgtgtgtgtgtgtgtgtgtgtgtgcgccgCTCCCCTCGGGGCCGCCCCTCCGCCCGCGGCCCGGTCTGGGTTATGGTTACGGACCACCAGCACCAGTGTGGTCCATAAAGAGGGGCGGCGGAGCTCTGAAGGCGGTGGGCTCAAAGATTTGTGTGTCTGGGGCTCGGGGGCTCCTCTGGAGCGGCGAGCGAATGTGGCTGCTTAGAGCGGCTGGGAGGGAAGTGCCACCTTCCCCTGTGAGAGGGTAGAGAGGGGTGGGGGAACGCTGAGCTACGCCGCGCGGAATGAGCTGTGCGAGCTTATTGAGCGGCTTCTAGTCTGTTAAAACTCCTTCATtttaagcaaaaggaaatggGGGCCCTGAGAAATACGAGATCTAAGGCACGGTGGCCTGGAGGCCCTGAGCTGGGACTCGGGCGCTTCCTGGGCATGAGGAGCAGGATCAAAAGGGCAGCGCCGAACTGACTTCCTTAAGGCAGGCGGCTCAGGTTGCTGAATGTAAACATCTTGCAGTGCGCACGCAAGGTCTGGCATAGTAGCACTTGTGAATGTGCTTTGCAAAGGTCTCACGTGGGGCTGAAGTCTAGGCCTGGGTGTAGCTGGCATGTCTGCTTCTTTAGGTCACACATTATTAGTCAAAGAGCTGTTGGTTAAAGAGCCAATTCTccctctttctgtctttgtgcaGTTATCCAGTCAGAACGAAGTCATCACAAGGATCATACAGAGactgtgtgaaaagaaaaagaagaacatcCTTGCCTACGGATACTCCTTGCTGGATGAAAACAGTTGTCACTTCAGAGTGTTGCCGTCTTCGTGCATATACAGCTATCTGTCCAATACTGTGACAGAAACGATTCGCATCAGTGGCCTCTGGGAGATCCTGCTGAGCAGGATAGGAGACGACGTGATGATGTACCTGCTGGAGCACTGTGCTCTCTTCATGCTGGTTCCCCCAAGTAACTGTTACCAGGTCTGCGGGCAACCAGTTTATGAACTTATTTCACGTAACATAGGGCCGTCCCCAGGGTTTGTTAGACGACGGTACTCAAGGTTTAAGCATAATAGCTTGCTTGACTATGTGCGAAAAAGGCTTGTGTTTCACAGGCACTATCTTTCTAAGTCACAGTGGTGGAAGTGCAAGCCAAGACATCAAGGTCATGTCtccagcaggagaaaaaggagcCAAAGGATACAAAGCCTAAGGCCTGGTTACCAGTCTTCTGAGAAAATGGACTTTCAAGCAGGCAGGCGTATCAGCATAGTTAATGCACATATGGAaaaacagagctgctccagTTTATGTTTGCCAAATAGAGCGCCATCTTTAAAAAGGAAGCGTGATGGAGAACAGGTTGAAATCGCGGCTAAGAGAGTGAAAGTAATGGAGAAAGAGATAGAGAAACAGGCTTGTAGTATCATTCCTGATGTAAACCAAAGTAGCTCCCAGAGGCATAGAACCTGGCATGTAGCACCACGTGCTGTAGGTCTTATTAAAGAACGttacatttctgaaagaagtaaCAGTGAGATGTCTGGTCCTTCTGTAGTTCACAGATCTCACCCTGGGAAGAGGCCTGTGGCAGATAAAAGCTCTTTTCCACAAGGAGTTCAGGGTAACAAACGCGTAAAGACCGGTGCAGAAAAACGAGTAGAATCCAATAGAAGGGGCACAGAGATGTGTATAAACCCAACCCATAAACCCAATAGAAGGGGTGTAGAGAGGCGTATAAATCCATCCCATAAACCTGGGTTGAATTCTGTGCAAACTGAACCGATGGAAGGTGCTTCTTCAGGggacagaaagcaggaaaatccCCCAGCTCATTTGGCAAAGCAGTTACCAAATAGATTCTTGCGCTCTGCAGTGTACTTTGAGAAGAAATTCCTGCTGTATTCCCGCAATTACcaagaatattttcctaaatCGTTCATACTGAGCCGCCTGCAAGATTGTCAGGCAGGTGGAAGGCGGCTTATAGAAACTATATTCTTAAGCCAAAACCCagtaaaggaaaagcagaaccaAAGCCTGCCACAGCAAAAGTGGAGAAAGAAGTTGCCCAAACGCTACTGGCAAATGAGAGAGCTATTTCAGAAGCTGGTAAAGAACCATAAGACGTGCCCATATTTAGttttcttgaggaaaaactgccctgttttgctttctgaagcatGTTTGGAAAAGACGGAGCTGACCTTGCAGGTGGCTCTGCCTGGGGAAGCAAAGGTTCCCAAGCACACAGAACATGGGAAAGAGTCCACTGAGGGTGCTGCACTGAACAGCTTCCACGCTCCTCCCTCAATGCCAGTATGTGGGCAGTCAGAGAGAGGGGAGCAGCACCCCGCAGAGGGCAGTGATCCGCTCCTCGGGGAGCTgctcaggcagcacagcagccactggCAGGTGTATGGCTTTGTGAGGGAGTGCCTG
The window above is part of the Coturnix japonica isolate 7356 chromosome 2, Coturnix japonica 2.1, whole genome shotgun sequence genome. Proteins encoded here:
- the TERT gene encoding telomerase reverse transcriptase (The RefSeq protein has 6 substitutions compared to this genomic sequence) yields the protein MERGADPGVGVRRRLHNMARAEPFAAVLGALRGCYAEATPLEAFVRRLQDGGTGEVEVLRGDDAQCYRTFVSQCVVCVPRGARPIPRPICFQQLSSQNEVITRIIQRLCEKKKKNILAYGYSLLDENSCHFRVLPSSCIYSYLSNTVTETIRISGLWEILLSRIGDDVMMYLLEHCALFMLVPPSNCYQVCGQPVYELISRNIGPSPGFVRRRYSRFKHNSLLDYVRKRLVFHRHYLSKSQWWKCKPRHQGHVSSRRKRSQRIQSLRPGYQSSEKVDFQAGRHISIVNAHMEKQSCSSLCLPNRAPSLKRKRDGEQVEIAAKRVKVMEKEIEKQACSIIPDVNQSSSQRHRTWHVAPRAVGLIKERYISERSNSEMSGPSVVHRSHPGKRPVADKSSFPQGVQGNKRVKTGAEKRVESNRRGTEMCINPTHKPNRRGVERRINPSHKPGLNSVQTEPMEGASSGDRKQENPPAHLAKQLPNRFLRSAVYFEKKFLLYSRNYQEYFPKSFILSRLQDCQAGGRRLIETIFLSQNPVKEKQNQSLPQQKWRKKLPKRYWQMRELFQKLVKNHKTCPYLVFLRKNCPVLLSEACLEKTELTLQVALPGEAKVPKHTEHGKESTEGAALNSFHAPPSMPVCGQSERGEQHPAEGSDPLLGELLRQHSSHWQVYGFVRECLERVIPAELWGSSHNKCRFLKNVKAFISMGKYDKLSLQQLMWKMRVNDCVWLRLAKGNHSVPAYEHCYREEILAKFLYWLMDSYVIELLKSFFYITETMFQKNTLFYYRKFIWGKLQNIGIRNHFAKVHLRALSSEEMDVIRQKKYFPIASRLRFIPKINGLRPIVRLSRVVEGQKLSKESREKKIQRYNTQLKNLFSVLNYERTVNTSIIGSSVFGRDDIYRKWKEFVTKVFESGGEMPHYYFVKGDVSRAFDTIPHKKLVEVISQVLKPESQTVYGIRWYAVIMITPTGKARKLYKRHVSTFEDFIPDMKQFVSKLQERTSLRNAIVVEQCLTFNENSSTLFSFFLQMLHNNILEIGHRYYMQCSGIPQGSILSTLLCSLCYGDMENKLLPGIQKDGVLIRLIDDFLLVTPHLMQARTFLRTIAAGIPEYGFVINAKKTVVNFPVDDIPGCSKFKQLPDCRLISWCGLLLDVQTLEVYCDYSSYAFTSIRSSLSFNSSRIAGKNMKCKLTAVLKLKCHPLLLDLKINSLKTVLINIYKIFLLQAYRFHACVLQLPFNQKVRNNPYFFLRIISDTASCCYYILKAKNPGVSLGSKDASGMFPSEAAEWLCYHAFIVKLSNHKVIYKCLLKPLKFYKMHLFGKIPKDTMELLKTVTEPSLCQDFKTILD
- the TERT gene encoding telomerase reverse transcriptase isoform X1, which gives rise to MERGADPGVGVRRRLHNMARAEPFAAVLGALRGCYAEATPLEAFVRRLQDGGTGEVEVLRGDDAQCYRTFVSQCVVCVPRGARPIPRPICFQQLSSQNEVITRIIQRLCEKKKKNILAYGYSLLDENSCHFRVLPSSCIYSYLSNTVTETIRISGLWEILLSRIGDDVMMYLLEHCALFMLVPPSNCYQVCGQPVYELISRNIGPSPGFVRRRYSRFKHNSLLDYVRKRLVFHRHYLSKSQWWKCKPRHQGHVSSRRKRSQRIQSLRPGYQSSEKMDFQAGRRISIVNAHMEKQSCSSLCLPNRAPSLKRKRDGEQVEIAAKRVKVMEKEIEKQACSIIPDVNQSSSQRHRTWHVAPRAVGLIKERYISERSNSEMSGPSVVHRSHPGKRPVADKSSFPQGVQGNKRVKTGAEKRVESNRRGTEMCINPTHKPNRRGVERRINPSHKPGLNSVQTEPMEGASSGDRKQENPPAHLAKQLPNRFLRSAVYFEKKFLLYSRNYQEYFPKSFILSRLQDCQAGGRRLIETIFLSQNPVKEKQNQSLPQQKWRKKLPKRYWQMRELFQKLVKNHKTCPYLVFLRKNCPVLLSEACLEKTELTLQVALPGEAKVPKHTEHGKESTEGAALNSFHAPPSMPVCGQSERGEQHPAEGSDPLLGELLRQHSSHWQVYGFVRECLERVIPAELWGSSHNKCRFLKNVKAFISMGKYDKLSLQQLMWKMRVNDCVWLRLAKGNHSVPAYEHCYREEILAKFLYWLMDSYVIELLKSFFYITETMFQKNTLFYYRKFIWGKVQNIGIRNHFAKVHLRALSSEEMDVIRQKKYFPIASRLRFIPKINGLRPIVRLSRVVEGQKLSKESREKKIQRYNTQLKNLFSVLNYERTVNTSIIGSSVFGRDDIYRKWKEFVTKVFESGGEMPHYYFVKGDVSRAFDTIPHKKLVEVISQVLKPESQTVYGIRWYAVIMITPTGKARKLYKRHVSTFEDFIPDMKQFVSKLQERTSLRNAIVVEQCLTFNENSSTLFTFFLQMLHNNILEIGHRYYIQCSGIPQGSILSTLLCSLCYGDMENKLLPGIQKDGVLIRLIDDFLLVTPHLMQARTFLRTIAAGIPEYGFVINAKKTVVNFPVDDIPGCSKFKQLPDCRLISWCGLLLDVQTLEVYCDYSSYAFTSIRSSLSFNSSRLAGKNMKCKLTAVLKLKCHPLLLDLKINSLKTVLINIYKIFLLQAYRFHACVLQLPFNQKVRNNPYFFLRIISDTASCCYYILKAKNPGVSLGSKDASGMFPSEAAEWLCYHAFIVKLSNHKVIYKCLLKPLKFYKMHLFGKIPKDTMELLKTVTEPSLCQDFKTILD